The sequence tttgccactccagtatcagatatcatgttttaaaatgaaaatacatttttgctaaaacgtgtttttctttcaaaactgcgcGTGTCACCTTCACTTTGCACTGCAGTATGAATCCTTCTTGGTTACACTAGTTGACTGTCAGGTTTGTTTATATTATCCAAAGTTGCCTTGAGCTGTACAGGGTTTCCTGCGTCGATTCAAATAATATGTTCAGAAAATGAACCGCAGGTTTTAgcggtgtgtgtgtgattttttatttttgtaaaatcaaACAGTAATGCTATTTATAATCTACGGTAGTGATAAATCAGACTCTTAAGCAACATACAGGACGTTTCTAAATGTGGGTAATTTATGAACGTGGAATTTTTTGTGCATTTTACAACACCTGCACTGTCAaccacttattaaaaaaaatacaaaacacgtGTCTCAGCTTTACCAAAATAAACCCCAaatggaaacttttttttgtgtgcaccTTATGCCACTcgttaaaaccaaaaactgtaTCTCACCCCTTGTATGCCATCGGAAAAACTGTAGTTTATTATGATGGTCCCGTGGTCCTCGTAGCCCGGTAACCCGAACGGTTGCCTGGTCACTGTCATTTGTCCATTTCGGGGCTGACTGCCGGTCAGTTCCCCGTAAAACGTCATGCACACTGGACAGCAGCTCTTGACCTGGAACGCGCTGTCGATGCATTCCCGACAGAACGAATGCTGACATTTGTCCAGAGTTTTTTTCCAATGGATTTTGTCCATGCAAATGCAACAGTAGTCTTCCTGATCACATGGGTCCGGTCCAAAAACACCCGCTGACTCAGCACCAGAGCCACGGCCTTGCCCGTTTACAAAGGCATTTAACGGGGCAGAACTTTTGCCACCGCTCGCCCCGGTGGAAGTTAAGTTTCTGTAGTTCATCGTACGTGTTGATGTCGTTTCTGTTTCCCGTACCTGGCTTCTAAAATACACCGCTTTTGTCATTCGGGAGCATTTGCAAATTCGCTCCGGCGAGCTCTGAATCTGACTCCTCAGTTTAGCTCTCTCTCTCGTTTCCCGTCATTGTTTGTTTTGGTCGAAATAGGAAGTCGTTCCCACTTTGAAAAGATCTttacaaaaaatatgaaaatacccGACTGCTGAATAAAGCTGTCTCTTACAGTCAAGCCTAGGTTACAACGTACTGGtgaaaaggggggaaaaaaataaataaagattattttgcCTTGTGGGTTACTTACTGTACTACTATGACGGCTAAAAATGCGACCTTATTAATTCCTGCTCACGACTAGTTTTGTTTTGTGGAGCATGCTCAATCCGTCATGACGAGGGTTGTCTCTTTCTGTTTCAGAGCTGCCTGCAGTCTCCCACAACCGTTGgcctttttgcactgcagtatgaATCCTAGTTTATCACACTAGctgttgactgtccagtttgtttatattaccCGCGGTTCGTTTGAGCCATGCAAGGCTTCACACATCGATTAAAATAATATGTTCATAAAATTAAGCACAGgtttgagtggtgtgtgtgtgatttatttttatttatttatttttatcaaccTGGAATAGTATTTTTAATTTATGGTACTTATTAAATCAGGGAGTTAACCCCTTAAGGCACATAAGGAATTGAGCAGTAGTTCAAAACGTTTCCTCTTCAAATACATTCGAGAGAGAATCAAGTGTCGCGAgaaggaaactgaccatttggatgagaTCGAACCTGTCAGTACATTCTTTGTGCAAAAATAAGAACGTTAGCATCATTGTATTTGTGGGACACTCCTTTGTACCATAAAGGAAGGGTTTCATATAGGAAGTGTATAAATGAGGGAAACTAATGTAGGttgtttagagcattttacagtactgggGAATCCAGCTGCAGTTCATCAACCGCTTAGGAGAACCATCAATTAATGCAGGGCTGCAAAATGCTCTTAAATGTCTTATTAAGATTCAATACAGATCAAAAGACTGTGGGAAGAGAGAAGTTAATTTCTGTGAACATTCCTTAAGGTCGTgccattaacccattaagtaccaaatatgttttctttgaaaaaaaattcagaacacaagctgtattgaAGTCATTTGATACATTTCGAtgtaacttttgcggttaacagaATTACAGAATAAGTTACCATAACAATATAGTTCCAGGGGAggttaaaataacaggtagacgcCAGTTAAAAACAATTCAGTTacaaagcagaagaaaaaaaacccaacacatttcaaaacagaaaTACTTTATTGTCAGTATCGACGGCGAGTACAACAAAGCAAAgtagtattttcatttatttttttgtataaagaagtttgaaaatagaaattaacaaaactatttaaaaaaagcaggATTGCACCCAATTTAAGAGACAACAATGTGCAATTTGTTTGCTAGTGCATAGAAAGTAGAGAGCTGAAGGTGTAgcatttgctttttctttttttaaacacagccATTCAACGCACTATAATCTCTATAGTGAAGCTGGTCCCTGGACCTTAATGTTTTATGACTGTCATTGCATAGTCTGGTTTCAATGACAATGCTAGACAACCATCACATGGTTATCCACTGTTGAATGCATGATAGCTATCTAGGAGTAAATCTTGACTGTAAAAAAAGTGGTTTTAATTGGGGGGTGGGCTATAAAGCTAACCGGATATATTTAGCTCCATTAGAAACATCTCCTGTATACCCATACTGTGCAAACTGCATGGAGGGTTTGTGAAATTGACCACGGTGCCATTTGGTT comes from Acipenser ruthenus chromosome 42, fAciRut3.2 maternal haplotype, whole genome shotgun sequence and encodes:
- the LOC117400907 gene encoding probable E3 ubiquitin-protein ligase DTX3 — protein: MTKAVYFRSQVRETETTSTRTMNYRNLTSTGASGGKSSAPLNAFVNGQGRGSGAESAGVFGPDPCDQEDYCCICMDKIHWKKTLDKCQHSFCRECIDSAFQVKSCCPVCMTFYGELTGSQPRNGQMTVTRQPFGLPGYEDHGTIIINYSFSDGIQGPEHPSPGVSYTGTFREAYLPDSAEGNKVLRLLQRAFQQRLVFTVGTSATTGRSNTVIWNDIHHKTSSHGGSQCFGYPDPGYLLRVQEELRVKGITEEGVSEPAGRVH